The following proteins come from a genomic window of Lolium rigidum isolate FL_2022 chromosome 5, APGP_CSIRO_Lrig_0.1, whole genome shotgun sequence:
- the LOC124655045 gene encoding probable carboxylesterase 7, producing MPISSRRVLWWAALLLAPLAALLFRFQFPIQLLKPRTAEPKAAMDASSEIEYDMPGVLRWHKNGRVERFDGTETVPPSPSGDPTNGVASKDVVLDPAANLSARLYLPPAAEKRLPVVVFFHGGAFFVHTAASPLYHRYAATLAAAAPAVVVSVDYRLAPEHPIPAAYDDAFAALRAVVAACRPGGPEPWLAAHGDAARVVLAGDSAGANMAHNTAMRLRKERVDGLGDKVSGVALLHPYFWGKEPLGGEPTDAAVRGGFERAWQVACGGELGPDHPYINPMASPEEWRQLGCGRVLVTTAELCWFVERARAYAEGIKACGWDGELQVYDTMGEGHVYFLPKYDSDLAAKELAVVADFVRRC from the coding sequence ATGCCCATTTCCTCTCGACGGGTGCTGTGGTGGGCGGCTCTCCTCCTCGCTCCGCTCGCCGCTTTGCTCTTCCGCTTCCAGTTCCCGATCCAACTCCTCAAGCCTCGCACCGCGGAGCCAAAGGCCGCCATGGACGCCAGCTCCGAGATCGAGTACGACATGCCCGGCGTCCTGCGCTGgcacaagaacggccgcgtcgagCGCTTCGACGGCACCGAGACCGTGCCGCCCTCCCCCTCCGGGGACCCGACCAACGGCGTCGCCTCCAAGGACGTCGTCCTCGACCCGGCGGCCAACCTCTCCGCCCGCCTCTACCTACCCCCCGCCGCCGAGAAGAGGCTccccgtcgtcgtcttcttccacGGCGGCGCGTTCTTCGTCCACACCGCCGCGTCCCCGCTCTACCACAGGTACGCCGCCACCCTCGCCGCCGCGGCCCCCGCCGTGGTCGTCTCCGTCGACTACCGCCTCGCGCCGGAGCACCCCATCCCGGCCGCCTACGACGACGCCTTCGCGGCCCTCAGGGCGGTCGTCGCCGCGTGCCGCCCGGGCGGCCCCGAGCCCTGGCTCGCCGCGCACGGCGACGCGGCCCGCGTCGTGCTCGCCGGCGACAGCGCCGGCGCCAACATGGCGCACAACACGGCGATGCGGCTGCGGAAGGAGCGCGTCGACGGGCTCGGCGACAAGGTCAGCGGCGTCGCGCTCCTGCACCCGTACTTCTGGGGCAAGGAGCCTCTGGGCGGGGAGCCGACGGACGCCGCCGTCCGCGGCGGATTCGAGCGCGCGTGGCAGGTCGCCTGCGGCGGCGAGCTCGGCCCCGACCACCCGTACATCAACCCGATGGCGTCGCCGGAGGAGTGGAGGCAGCTAGGGTGCGGCCGCGTGCTGGTCACCACGGCGGAGCTCTGCTGGTTCGTGGAGAGGGCGCGCGCCTACGCGGAGGGGATCAAGGCGTGCGGCTGGGACGGCGAGCTCCAGGTCTACGACACCATGGGCGAGGGCCATGTCTACTTCTTGCCCAAGTACGACTCCGACCTCGCCGCCAAggagctcgccgtcgtcgcggactTCGTCAGGCGCTGTTga
- the LOC124658406 gene encoding probable carboxylesterase 12 → MNPGSDIEYEIPYVVRVHKSGRVERLQGTETVPPCPSGDPTNGVTSKDVILDPAANISARLYLPAASAAAEPSKKLPVVVFFHGGAFMIHTAASPIYHKYCASLAAAAPAIVVSVDYRLAPEHPVPAAYEDAFAALKAVVSSCRPDGAEPWLAAHGDASRVVLAGDSAGANMAHQTAVRLRKERVEGFGDEVSGVALLHSYFWGKEPVGGEPTDAAVRGGIDRVWEVACGGELGLDHPYINPPPEERRLLGCRRVLVATAELCWFVERSRAYAEGIKACGWEGELEFHETKGDGHVYFLLKPDCDNAARELAVVAGFVRRC, encoded by the coding sequence ATGAACCCCGGATCCGATATCGAATACGAGATACCCTACGTGGTGCGCGTGCACAAGAGCGGCCGCGTCGAGCGCCTGCAAGGCACCGAGACCGTGCCGCCCTGCCCCTCCGGCGACCCAACCAACGGCGTCACTTCGAAGGACGTCATCCTCGACCCAGCGGCAAACATCTCCGCGCGCCTCTACCTCCCAGCCGCCTCCGCGGCGGCCGAGCCCAGCAAGAAGCTCCCCGTGGTCGTGTTCTTCCATGGCGGCGCGTTCATGATCCACACCGCCGCCTCCCCTATCTACCACAAGTACtgcgcctccctcgccgccgcggcccccgccatcgtcgtctccgtcgactaCCGCCTCGCGCCGGAGCACCCCGTCCCCGCCGCGTACGAGGACGCCTTCGCCGCCCTCAAGGCGGTGGTCTCCTCGTGCCGCCCGGACGGCGCCGAGCCATGGCTCGCGGCGCACGGCGACGCGTCCCGCGTCGTCCTGGCCGGCGACAGCGCCGGCGCCAACATGGCGCACCAGACCGCGGTACGGCTGCGGAAGGAACGCGTGGAGGGGTTCGGCGACGAGGTGAGCGGCGTGGCGCTCCTGCACTCCTACTTTTGGGGGAAGGAGCCGGTGGGCGGGGAGCCCACGGACGCGGCCGTCCGCGGCGGCATCGACCGCGTGTGGGAGGTGGCCTGCGGCGGCGAGCTCGGCCTCGACCACCCGTACATCAACCCGCCGCCGGAGGAGCGGAGGCTGCTCGGGTGCCGCCGCGTGCTGGTCGCCACGGCGGAGCTGTGCTGGTTCGTGGAGAGGTCGCGCGCCTACGCGGAGGGGATCAAGGCGTGCGGGTGGGAGGGGGAGCTGGAGTTCCACGAGACCAAGGGCGACGGGCACGTCTACTTCTTGCTCAAGCCCGACTGCGACAATGCCGCCAGGGAGCTCGCCGTCGTGGCCGGTTTCGTCAGGCGCTGCTGA
- the LOC124655049 gene encoding probable carboxylesterase 2, translating to MVSKIKHRLASLPTLAKAALLLLTLLLLLAAILLPIFLIPRHRREQPLPPATPPRDNCSTRANAGAVAFDFSPFLVKYRSGCVHRMDGTDRVPAGLDAATGVTSKDVLIDHATGLSARMYLPPPAAAGGKTKKKEEDDLLPVLVFYHGGAFVIMSPFEPKYHAYLNALVARARVVAVSVDYRLAPEHPLPAAYDDSWAALHWVAKNARAGPEPWLRDRGNLSRLYLAGDSAGANIVHNMAMRAGNESGGAAITGILLLDPYFWGKRPVGAETTDPATRRQYEVTWSFVCAGRYGIDDPRIDPLATPPAELRRLACSRVAVTVSGLDDFEARGKAYAAALNGSGWGGEIVQYETAGERHVYFLDAPASPKSAKELAFAAGYLSRE from the coding sequence ATGGTCTCCAAGATCAAGCACCGGCTCGCGAGCCTCCCGACGCTCGCCAAGGCGGCCCTGCTCCTGCTcaccctgctcctcctcctcgccgccatcCTGCTACCAATCTTCCTCATCCCGCGCCACCGCAGGGAGcagccgctgccgccggcgacgcccccGCGGGACAACTGCTCCACGCGCGCCAACGCCGGCGCCGTggccttcgacttctccccgttccTCGTCAAGTACAGGAGCGGCTGCGTGCACCGGATGGACGGCACCGACCGGGTCCCCGCCGGCCTCGACGCGGCCACGGGGGTCACCTCCAAGGACGTCCTCATCGACCACGCCACCGGCCTCTCCGCCCGGATGTACCTGCCCCCGCCGGCGGCAGCGGGGggaaagacgaagaagaaggaggaggacgacctccTCCCGGTCCTCGTGTTCTACCACGGCGGCGCGTTCGTCATCATGTCGCCGTTCGAGCCCAAGTACCACGCCTACCTCAACGCGCTGGTGGCCAGGGCGCGCGTCGTGGCGGTGTCCGTGGACTACCGCCTCGCGCCGGAGCACCCGCTCCCCGCCGCCTACGACGACTCCTGGGCGGCGCTCCACTGGGTGGCCAAGAACGCGCGCGCCGGGCCGGAGCCGTGGCTGCGGGACCGCGGGAACCTCTCGCGCCTGTACCTGGCCGGCGACAGCGCCGGCGCCAACATCGTGCACAACATGGCGATGCGCGCCGGGAAcgagagcggcggcgcggccatcACGGGCATCCTGCTCCTGGACCCATACTTCTGGGGCAAGCGCCCCGTGGGCGCGGAGACGACGGACCCGGCCACGCGGCGGCAGTACGAGGTGACGTGGTCGTTCGTCTGCGCCGGGCGGTACGGCATCGACGACCCGCGGATCGACCCGCTGGCCACGCCGCCGGCCGAGCTGCGGCGCCTGGCGTGCTCCCGCGTGGCGGTCACGGTGTCGGGGCTGGACGACTTCGAGGCGCGCGGGAAGGCGTACGCGGCGGCGCTCAACGGCAGCGGGTGGGGCGGGGAAATTGTGCAGTACGAGACCGCCGGCGAGCGGCACGTCTACTTCCTGGACGCGCCGGCCAGCCCCAAGTCCGCCAAGGAGCTGGCTTTCGCGGCCGGATACCTCAGCCGGGAATAG
- the LOC124658007 gene encoding tuliposide A-converting enzyme 1, chloroplastic-like: MAGSGASDEEVVLEIEHCIRIFKSGRVERYFGSDRVPPSTDAGTGVASKDHTVSPEVAVRLYLPPVATDGKKLPILVYFHGGGFVLHTAFNFVFHGYLTSLAARAGAIVVSVDYRIAPEHPLPAAYDDSWEALSWVASHAPGGSGGEEPWLTEHGDFSRLSLGGESAGANIAHHLAMRAGAEEGLLPHGARISGGILLVHPYFLGPGKVPSEDSDPVMAENVVKMWRVVRPGTTGVDDPWINPLAAGAPPMEALACGRVLMCLAETDVCRDRGRAYCEGLRASGWAGEVEVVEVAGQGHCFHLGNFACDDAVRQDEVISRFLNL, from the coding sequence ATGGCCGGCTCTGGCGCCAGCGACGAGGAGGTCGTCCTCGAGATCGAGCACTGCATCCGCATATTCAAGAGCGGCCGCGTCGAGCGCTACTTCGGCTCCGACCGCGTGCCGCCCTCCACCGACGCCGGCACCGGCGTCGCCTCGAAAGACCACACCGTCTCCCCCGAGGTCGCCGTCCGCCTCTACCTCCCGCCCGTCGCCACAGACGGAAAGAAGCTCCCGATCCTCGTCTACTTccacggcggcggcttcgtccTCCACACCGCCTTCAACTTCGTCTTCCACGGGTACCTCACCTCCCTGGCCGCGCGCGCCGGGGCCATCGTCGTGTCCGTCGACTACCGCATCGCGCCCGAGCACCCGCTCCCCGCGGCCTACGATGACTCGTGGGAGGCGCTATCCTGGGTGGCCTCCCACGCGcccggcggctccggcggcgaGGAGCCCTGGCTCACCGAGCACGGCGACTTCTCCCGCCTGTCCCTGGGCGGCGAGAGCGCGGGCGCCAACATCGCGCACCACCTGGCGATGCGCGCCGGCGCGGAGGAGGGCCTGCTGCCGCACGGCGCGCGCATCAGCGGCGGCATCCTGCTGGTCCACCCCTACTTCCTGGGGCCTGGCAAGGTGCCGTCGGAGGACAGCGACCCCGTGATGGCGGAGAACGTGGTGAAGATGTGGCGCGTGGTGCGGCCCGGGACGACCGGCGTCGACGACCCCTGGATCAACCCGCTggcggccggcgcgccgccgatGGAGGCGCTGGCGTGCGGGCGCGTGCTCATGTGCCTGGCGGAGACGGACGTGTGCCGCGACCGCGGCCGCGCGTACTGCGAGGGGCTCAGGGCCAGCGGGTGggccggcgaggtggaggtggtggaggtggccggGCAGGGCCACTGCTTCCATCTCGGCAACTTCGCCTGCGACGACGCCGTCAGGCAGGATGAGGTCATCTCCAGGTTCCTGAATCTGTAA